Proteins encoded by one window of Enterobacter hormaechei subsp. xiangfangensis:
- the chbA gene encoding PTS N,N'-diacetylchitobiose transporter subunit IIA: MELEEQVMGIIINAGQSRSLCYEALGCAKQGDFEAADQLMKEATHFAREAHLVQTQLIEADEGEGKTKMTLVMVHAQDHLMTSILARELVTELIHIYRTRPHQA; encoded by the coding sequence ATGGAATTAGAAGAACAAGTTATGGGCATCATCATTAACGCGGGTCAGTCGCGCAGCCTTTGTTATGAAGCCCTCGGCTGCGCAAAGCAAGGTGATTTTGAAGCCGCAGATCAACTAATGAAAGAGGCGACTCATTTTGCCCGCGAAGCGCACCTTGTTCAAACCCAGCTTATTGAAGCTGATGAAGGCGAAGGGAAAACCAAAATGACGCTGGTGATGGTGCATGCGCAGGACCACCTGATGACCTCCATTCTTGCCAGGGAGCTGGTGACCGAACTTATTCACATTTACCGTACACGCCCGCACCAGGCATAA